The genomic DNA TATCGCCGTCAGGAACGCCGAGCAGGCGGTCGAGAAGGCGAACGACCGCGCCGAACGCGCCGCCGCGAAAGCGGGGGAGGCCGCGAAGGCCGCCCGCAAGGACGAAACCGCGGATGACTGATACCTATACAGTCGACCACCGAAGAACAGGAGAACTGAAATGCTTTGCAGCAAATGTAAAAAACGCGTGGCGGTAGTCTTCGTCACGAAAATGGATAACGGCAAGCCGGTCAACGAGGGCTACTGCATACCCTGCGCCCGCGAAATGAACCTTCCGAACATCCGCAACATCATCGACCGCATGGGTATGACCGAGGAGGATATAGAAGCGGTCAACGAGAGCATGGCGCAGCTTATCGGCGACGGCGATATGTTCGAGCCGGGCGGCACCGCGCCGATGCCCTTCTTCCAGGTTTCCGGCGACAAGGAAAGCAGGGACGACGGCAAAAAGCAGAGGGGAAAAGGCAAAAAGACGCAGGAGCAGCCGGAGAAGGAGCAGAAGCGCAAGTTCCTCGACGGCTTCTGCATCAACCTTTCCGAGCGCGTCCGTCAGGGCAAGGTCGACCGCATCATCGGCCGCGACAGGGAGATCTACCGCGCCGTACAGATACTCAACCGCCGCATCAAGAACAACCCCTGCCTCATCGGCGAAGCCGGCGTCGGCAAGACCGCCATCGCCGAGGGGCTCGCTTACGCGCTTCAGCACGCGGACTTCATCCCTCCGCGCCTGCGCAAAAAGGAGATTCACCTGCTCGACCTGACCGCGCGGGTTGCCGGAACGCAGTTCCGCGGGCAGTTCGAGAGCCGCGTCAAGGGGCTCGTCGACGAGGTCAAGCGCGAGGGGAATATCATACTTTTCATTGACGAGGTGCATAACCTCATCGGCACCGGCGAGAGCGAGGGCGGCATGAACGCCGCCAACATCCTCAAGCCCGCCCTTTCACGCGGCGAGATACAGGTCATCGGCGCGACCACCTTCGGCGAATACCGCAAGTATATCGAGAAGGACGCCGCGCTCGAGCGCCGCTTCCAGACGATAAACGTCGACGAGCCGAGCGTGGCCGAGACCGCCGCAATCCTCGAGGGGATAAAGGGCTATTACGAAGAACACCACGGCGTGAAGCTGGACGACGGGCTCTGCTACAAGGCCGCCTCCCTCGCCGCGAAATACATCACCGACCGCTTCATGCCGGATAAGGCGATAGACCTTATCGACGAGGCGTGCTCCACCGCGAGCATCAAGAACAAGGAAGCGGCGAAGCTCGCGGAGCTGGAGGAAAAGATCGCCGAGCTTTCCGCGCGCGAGGAGGAGCTTACGAACAACGAGCCGTCCGAAGGCGGCGAGGAGAACAAGGACGATATCTTCAAAGAGATCGCCGACCTGCGCGTCGAGCGCTGCCGTCTTGAAGAGGACGCCGAGAAGCTCCGCCAAAAGAACCTCATAATGCCGGTCACGATCGCGGAGCTCGCCTCCGTCATCGAGCTGTGGACGGGCATTTCCGCCGACAGGATAAAGGAGCAGGAGTTCGACAAGCTCTCGCTGCTCGAGGAGCGCATCAAGCGCCGCGTAATCGGGCAGGACGAGGCGGTCGAAGCCGTCGTCCGCGCCGTCAAGCGCGCCCGCGCCGGACTGACGACGCGCCGCCGCCCCGCGTCCTTCGTCTTCATGGGCCCCACCGGCGTCGGCAAGACGGAGCTCGTGCGCGTCATGGCGGAGGAGCTTTTCGACACTAAGGAGAACTTCATCCGGCTGGATATGTCGGAGTATATGGAGAAGCATTCCGTCAGCAAGCTCGTCGGCTCGCCTCCCGGCTACATCGGCTACGACGAACAGGGGCAGCTGACCGAGCGCGTCCGCCGCAAGCCGAACTCGATAATCCTCTTCGACGAGATCGAGAAGGCGCACGCCGACGTGCTGAACATACTGCTTCAGATACTCGACGAAGGCCGCCTCACCGACGCCCACGGCAGGCGCGTGAACTTCGAGAACACCATCGTCGTCATGACCTCCAACGCGGGCAGCGGAACGGGCGTTTCCACCCTCGGCTTCACCGGAGGCGGCGGGGGCAGCTTCGATAAGACGAAGGCGGAGAAGGCGCTGAAAGAGATCATGCGCCCCGAGCTGCTCAGCCGTATCGACGACGTCATCTACTTCAACAGGCTGACGCTCGATAACTACAAGGACATCGCCGGCCTTATGCTCGACGAGCTCGCCTCCGGCATGAAGGATAAGGGGCTTAACCTCGAATACGGCGACGACGTCAGACTCTGGCTCGCCGCCCGCGCGGAAGGCAGTCAGCAGTCCGCGCGCGAGCTGCGCCGTCTGATACGCCGCAACGTAGAGGACGAGGTCGCGGAGCTGATGGTCACCGGAAAGATCAAGTCCGGCGTCGCGCTTTCCGCCGCCGGCGAAGAGCTCAGAATCACGGCGAAATAATTATTGAAAAATAATTAAAATAAAAATATAAAACCGAAAGGAAAGACAAAAATGGATTACAAGTACGGACATTTCAATTCCGACGGCACCGAGTTCATCGTTACCCGTCCCGACTGCCCGAGAGCGTTCGACAACTTCCTGTTCAACGAGTGCTCGCAGGCGAACGTCGAGCAGACCGGCATCGGCTGGTTCGACTACCAGATAGGCGACAAGGAAGCGGTTCAGCTTTACACCGGCATCGGCCGCATCTGCGACTTCGACGTTTTCGGCCGCGACCACCTCATGAGCCGCCTCATCTACATCCGCGACAACGAGACCGGCGAATTCTGGACGCTCAACTGGGAGCCGATAAAGGCGAAGTATGAGAAGTACGAATGCGTCCAGGGGCTCGGCTATTCGATAATCCGCAATCAGACCAACGGCATCGCCGCCGAAATGACCGTCTTCCTGCCCGTCGGCCCCGTGCCCGCGGAGCTCTGGAAGCTTTCCTTCGAGAACGTCTCCGGCAGAGAGCGCGACATCTCCGTTTTCTGCTATAACCAGTATCAGTTTTCTTTCAAGTGGGGCTTCGACAGCTACGGCGATATGATCTACCGCAGCGTCGTCTTCGACAAGGAGAACAACGCCATCGTCGCCACGAAGCACCCCTTCATCAAGCCGCATAACCACCTGACCGCCTTCTTCGCGTCGGATGAAAAGATCGCCGCGTTCGACGGCAGCCGCGCCGCCTTCGTCGGCAGATACGGCTCGCTCGCCGCGCCGGACGCCGTCGCCGCCGGAAGCTGCACGAACACCGAGGGCTCCGCGGAAGCGACCGTGGGCGCCGCGCAGTATAACTACAAGCTCGCCGCCGGCGAGAAGAAGAACGTCGAGATCGTCGTCGGCGTCGTCGATTCGCCCGCCGAGGTCAAGGCGTTCAAGGATAAGTACATAGGCAAGCTCGATTCGCTGCTCGCCGAGGTCAAGGCGTACTTCGCCTCCGTCATCGGCAAGAACAAGGCGACGACTCCGGACGAACACTTCGACCGCCTCATCAACGTCTGGGCGAAGCAGGCGAACCTCTACGGCGCCGCCTGGGGACGCTGGGGCTACAACGGCTACCGCGACATCGTTCAGCAGGGGCTCGGCTGCGCGGCGCAGACTCCCGCCCGCACCCGCGAGATCCTCGTAGAAGCGCTCAAGCGCCAGTATTCGAGCGGCCTCGCCGTCCGCGGCTGGAACCCGATAGACGAAAAGGCGTATTCCGACAGCGCGATGTGGCTTGTCTTCACCCTCATCGCGTACCTGCGCGAGACGGGCGACTTTGACCTGCTGAAAGAAGAGGTCCCGTTCTACGACGGCGGTAGCGCCACCGTCCGCGGCCACATCGACCGCGCGCTGAACTTCCTCGAGAGCAACAAGGGCGCCGACCGCCTGCTGCTTATCAAGTTCGGCGACTGGAACGACTCGCTCACCGGCACCGGCAAGGAGGGCAGAGGCGAGAGCG from Clostridia bacterium includes the following:
- a CDS encoding ATP-dependent Clp protease ATP-binding subunit, encoding MLCSKCKKRVAVVFVTKMDNGKPVNEGYCIPCAREMNLPNIRNIIDRMGMTEEDIEAVNESMAQLIGDGDMFEPGGTAPMPFFQVSGDKESRDDGKKQRGKGKKTQEQPEKEQKRKFLDGFCINLSERVRQGKVDRIIGRDREIYRAVQILNRRIKNNPCLIGEAGVGKTAIAEGLAYALQHADFIPPRLRKKEIHLLDLTARVAGTQFRGQFESRVKGLVDEVKREGNIILFIDEVHNLIGTGESEGGMNAANILKPALSRGEIQVIGATTFGEYRKYIEKDAALERRFQTINVDEPSVAETAAILEGIKGYYEEHHGVKLDDGLCYKAASLAAKYITDRFMPDKAIDLIDEACSTASIKNKEAAKLAELEEKIAELSAREEELTNNEPSEGGEENKDDIFKEIADLRVERCRLEEDAEKLRQKNLIMPVTIAELASVIELWTGISADRIKEQEFDKLSLLEERIKRRVIGQDEAVEAVVRAVKRARAGLTTRRRPASFVFMGPTGVGKTELVRVMAEELFDTKENFIRLDMSEYMEKHSVSKLVGSPPGYIGYDEQGQLTERVRRKPNSIILFDEIEKAHADVLNILLQILDEGRLTDAHGRRVNFENTIVVMTSNAGSGTGVSTLGFTGGGGGSFDKTKAEKALKEIMRPELLSRIDDVIYFNRLTLDNYKDIAGLMLDELASGMKDKGLNLEYGDDVRLWLAARAEGSQQSARELRRLIRRNVEDEVAELMVTGKIKSGVALSAAGEELRITAK